A window of the Vespa velutina chromosome 7, iVesVel2.1, whole genome shotgun sequence genome harbors these coding sequences:
- the LOC124950384 gene encoding ferritin subunit isoform X2, which produces MEDSCKEKLASQIKVEVQASLMYLGMGAHFARDIINRPGFSKFFFESANEEREHAIKLIEYLLMRGQLVTNINKILQFPLLTKNQTRQEWNTGINSLKYALKLESSVTEKIKAIIKSCETNSQDYHLVDYLSGEFLEEQYKGERDLAGKISTLGKMIKEENYLGEFLFDKKLLNGEV; this is translated from the exons ATGGAGGATTCATGCAAAGAAAAATTGGCATCCCAAATCAAAGTAGAAGTTCAAGCTTCTTTAATGTATCTTGGAATG GGTGCACATTTTGCACGTGATATTATAAATCGTCCTGGATttagtaaatttttctttgaaagtgcaaatgaagaaagagaacatgCAATAAAACTTATAGAATATTTGTTGATGCGTGGTCAACTTGtaactaatattaataaaattttacaattccCATTGCTAACAAAa aatcaAACACGACAGGAATGGAATACTGGAATTAATTCACTTAAATATGCTCTTAAATTAGAATCTAGTGTTACTGAAAAGATTAAAGCGATCATTAAAAGTTGTGAGACTAATAGTCAGGATTATCAT ttgGTTGACTATCTCTCTGGAGAATTCTTGGAAGAACAATACAAAGGAGAACGTGATCTTGCTGGAAAAATCTCCACATTAGGTAAAATGATTaaagaagagaattatttGGGAGAGttcttatttgataaaaaactCTTGAATGGTGAagtttaa
- the LOC124950761 gene encoding protein mahjong isoform X2 — MANAESFAEVTDVVQILRQWEEEHTSPTYDPIPTLQRLAEIIELETENYLKMDPDPFDERHPSRTDPECNFGHILKVLFRKDNFMTKLINDYLRDTYWSRAGITGRDVRKLNIAACRLMLDILPGLETSAVFQPDMEGLIHRLFSWAEKSIEPLQSYATGLLAAAMEVQDIATGFREQNGKMVPLMLQRLHKLQEKAQKDRQLASNARPFAHFAQDANDTCDSENKGVPGKRKVREKKENGILKNSSQDIHFSDEEVGDQQSNEMPPVKKLKNDSDCETISPTKNNDNSYPEIMSPPQTIPKITNNSVNLQITPTNKQSGQQSTRSTNIKSAKSASQKSPNLSQTNNTPSMLLEGNSNSSWAEMESYVIAYCEDAMERVCLLPKHIISDLVTYALWLLERSHDSGRCHATMFFGFSFPFKVILEEFDAQDGLRKLFNVISTLPILNIEEEPALNDDEECASRQIVRHVAVALKRYMEAHLHLKAEQLQRVENVRAERDTWQPSLPPYKACKLTSEEVQAKVEILQELMSIRAVWPPVEELHRLGGITLLLQIIAFAREWNYSGRVHSTSSAETVRSCLDVIAICSVVPKVMLLLCERVDMPDMSMTMAINLLLAAAECEIIADADVQRAALRAVVNCVCAPINRVGGNVARYSVTGSAKKKTNIHNSEELIQKIWESVRSNNGIMVLLQLMMVKTPITDADSIRALACRALAGLARSEKVRQIISKLPMFTDGQIQALMKDPILQEKRQEHVMFQKYALELMERVSGKAKPTGAEYEISLVSLHRANVVAQTRIQYNEQQLNQLIYQHLVSKGLSDTASTLYREANLDSPAVMKPLTNYQPFTYRSPANVGMRNGFSPGAPVNLYNTSRCNQREINCRNTTPSSSTRFISHSGSCTSSSSSNSGIRVKLADTLNQNTTNNMNQPIKLQINQKKSVQNDRPPFLPVNSQSSLQLQSSSCRSLQKQISRDPGGGGITGVATSNLSTITLDSIITEYLTNQHALCKNPMVTCPQFNLFEPHKCPDPCTKNSTPTNVTVRLTRRALGMDGRRLDRRYIYSRFCPVKTFRPTDIDGTFTCCIFTPCQQYLMLGTYNGDVKMFNAHTGVEEATYQCYESYVYHMECNQRGNLLLTSTAWRSPMSALWSIGAFFDMKLSLENEDYVEFGKMQDRIIGTQGESATIYDIATGKLLMTLTPSISNQYTKNRATFSMNDELVLSDGILWDVNSGKEIHKFDKLNQTLNGVFHPNGTEVVSNTEVWDLRTFHLLKTVPTLDQMEVIFSPVNNIIYAVSLDQESEDESHYVTSFKTLDALDYSNIATCDVKRGVYDLACNKFDTQIAIVENLGEFDSIQESCVRLYDVGRRRDDEDEAEEDDDDDDLDASDDDGSNSASDDNNADDGDNADAAAEENGEDNEQNDREDNEDDEDEDEDGANGDDSADDSPDYELSLDINDLSDDISLSDMDDFEILFS; from the exons ATGGCAAATGCAGAATCTTTCGCAGAAGTAACGGATGTTGTACAAATTTTACGACAATGGGAAGAAGAACATACATCACCTACATATGATCCAATTCCAACGCTTCAAAGGTTAGCTGAGATCATAGAGCTTGAAACAGAAAATTACCTAAAAATGGATCCAGATCCTTTCGATGAAAGACATCCATCACGTACTGATCCAGAATGTAATTTCGGACATATTCTTAAAGTTCTTTTTAGAAAAGACAATTTTATGACAaag TTGATAAATGATTATCTAAGAGACACATATTGGTCACGGGCTGGCATCACAGGCAGAGATGTTAGAAAACTAAATATTGCTGCTTGTCGTTTAATGTTAGATATACTCCCAGGGTTAGAAACTTCAGCAGTATTTCAACCAGATATGGAAGGTCTTATACATAGATTATTTTCTTGGGCAGAAAAAAGTATAGAACCTTTGCAAAGTTATGCAACTGGTCTTCTAGCTGCTGCAATGGAGGTACAAGATATTGCTACTGGATTTAGAGAACAAAATGGTAAAATGGTTCCATTAATGTTACAACGACTACATAAGTTGCAAGAAAAAGCACAAAAAGATAGACAACTAGCATCTAATGCACGTCCATTTGCACATTTTGCCCAAGATGCAAATGATACATGTGATTCTGAGAATAAAGGGGTTCCTGGAAAACGAAAagttcgtgaaaaaaaagaaaatggaattcTAAAAAATTCATCACAAGACATACACTTTTCTGATGAAGAAGTTGGTGATCAACAGTCAAATGAAATGCCACctgttaaaaaattgaaaaatgattcTGATTGTGAAACAATTTCACctacaaaaaataatgataattcgtATCCAGAAATTATGTCTCCCCCACAAACTATTCCTAAAATTACTAATAATTCTGTTAATTTACAAATTACaccaacaaacaaacaaagtgGTCAACAAAGTACACGttcaacaaatataaaatcagcTAAATCTGCTTCACAAAAGTCTCCAAATCTATCTCAGACAAATAATACACCTTCTATGTTATTAGAAGGTAATTCTAATTCATCTTGGGCAGAAATGGAATCTTATGTTATTG CATACTGTGAAGATGCAATGGAAAGAGTCTGTTTACTACCAAAACACATAATTTCTGACCTGGTCACATATGCTCTTTGGCTGTTAGAAAGAAGTCATGATTCAGGACGCTGTCATGCAACAATGttctttggtttttcttttccattcaaAGTTATTTTAGAGGAATTTGATGCACAAGATGGTctgagaaaattatttaatgtg atATCAACTTTACCTATTTTGAATATTGAAGAAGAACCAGCTTtaaatgatgatgaagaatGTGCATCACGTCAAATTGTAAGGCATGTAGCTGTTGCATTAAAGCGATATATGGAAGcacatttacatttaaaagCTGAACAATTGCAAAGAGTGGAAAATGTAAGAGCAGAACGAGATACTTGGCAGCCATCTTTACCTCCCTATAAg gCTTGTAAACTGACTAGTGAAGAAGTGCAAGCAAAAGTGGAAATCTTGCAGGAATTAATGTCAATAAGAGCTGTGTGGCCACCAGTAGAAGAACTCCATCGTTTAGGAGGCATTACACTTTTATTACAGATCATTGCATTTGCTCGAGAATGGAACTATAGTGGACG agtTCATTCAACATCAAGTGCAGAAACAGTTCGGTCTTGTTTGGATGTTATTGCAATTTGTTCAGTAGTTCCTAAAGTAATGCTATTACTTTGTGAAAGAGTTGATATGCCAGATATGTCAATGACTATGGCAATTAATCTTCTTCTAGCTGCTGCAGAATGTGAGATAATTGCAGATGCAGATGTACAAAGAGCAGCACTTAGAGCTGTTGTTAATTGTGTCTGTGCACCTATAAATAGg GTGGGTGGAAATGTAGCCAGGTATTCTGTGACTGGTTCGGCCAAAAAAAAGACTAATATTCATAATAGTGAAGAACTTATACAAAAAATTTGGGAAAGTGTAAGATCAAATAATGGTATAATG gtTTTACTTCAATTAATGATGGTGAAAACACCAATCACAGATGCTGATAGTATACGAGCACTGGCTTGTCGAGCACTTGCTGGTCTAGCAAGAAGTGAAAAAGTTAGACAAATTATTAGTAAATTACCAATGTTCACAGACGGTCAAATACAAGCACTTATGAAAGATCCTATTTTACAAGAAAAGAGGCAAGAACATGTCATGTTTCAAAAATATGCACTTGAATTGATGGAAAGAGTATCAGGCAAAGCAAAGCCAACAGGTGCTGAATATGAAATCTCTTTAGTCAGCTTACATAGA gCAAATGTTGTTGCCCAAACAAGGATTCAATACAATGAACAACAActcaatcaattaatatatcaacATCTTGTATCAAAAGGTTTAAGTGATACTGCTTCAACATTATACAGAGAAGCTAATCTAGATTCACCTGCTGTTATGAAACCATTAACAAATTATCAACCATTTACTTATAGAAGTCCTGCAAATGTAGGG atgaGAAATGGATTTTCTCCTGGTGCTCctgttaatttatataacacaAGCAGATGTaatcaaagagaaattaattgcAGAAATACTACTCCCTCATCTTCTActcgttttatttctcattctgGTTCCTGTACCAGTTCATCATCTAGTAATAGTGGAATTCGAGTAAAATTAGCTGATACTCTTAATCAAAATACCACTAATAATATGAATCAACCAATTAAGTTACAAATTAATCAGAA GAAATCAGTACAAAACGACAGACCACCATTTCTACCAGTAAACAGTCAATCCTCATTACAATTACAATCAAGTAGTTGTAGGTCAttacaaaaacaaatttctaGAGATCCTGGGGGTGGAGGAATTACTGGAGTTGCTACTTCCAATTTATCTACTATTACTCTTGATTCAATTATAACAGAATACTTAACTAATCAACATGCTCTCTGTAAAAATCCTATGGTTACGTGTCCtcaatttaatctttttga gcCTCATAAGTGCCCAGATCCATGTACAAAGAATTCCACACCTACAAATGTAACTGTAAGACTAACAAGAAGAGCATTAGGAATGGATGGTAGACGATTAGAtagaaggtatatatatagtcgttTCTGTCCTGTGAAAACCTTTCGTCCAACTGATATTGATGGGACGTTTACTTGTTGTATTTTTACG CCTTGTCAACAATATCTCATGTTAGGCACATATAATGGAGATGTGAAAATGTTCAATGCTCATACAGGAGTAGAGGAAGCGACATATCAGTGCTATGAATCGTATGTATATCATATGGAATGCAATCAACGAGGTAATCTATTATTAACATCAACTGCTTGGAGAAGTCCTATGTCAGCTCTTTGGAGTATTGGAGCATTCTTTGACATGAAATTGTCTTTAGAAAATGAAGATTATGTAGAATTTGGAAAGATGCAAGATAGAATAATTGGTACACAAGGAGAAAGTGCTACT ATATACGATATAGCAACTGGTAAACTTCTAATGACATTAACACCTTCTATTTCCAatcaatatacaaaaaatcGGGCAACATTTAGTATGAACGATGAATTGGTCTTAAGTGATGGAATATTATGGGATGTCAATTCTGGtaaagaaatacataaatttgataaacttAATCAAACCTTAAATGGAGTATTTCACCCCAATGGTACAGAAGTAGTATCAAATACAGAAGTATGGGATTTACGTACATTTCATCTTCTTAAAACTGTCCCTACACTTGATCAAATGGAAGTTATCTTTTCAcctgttaataatattatatatgcagtATCATTAGATCAAGAAAGTGAAGATGAATCACATTATGTAACATCATTCAAAACATTAGATGCATTAGATTATAGCAACATTg CAACGTGTGATGTAAAAAGAGGAGTTTATGATTTAGCATGCAATAAGTTCGATACACAAATTGCTATAGTTGAAAATTTGGGAGAATTTGATAGTATACAAGAATCCTGTGTCAGATTATATGATGTTGGAAGGCGAAGGGACGATGAAGATGAGGctgaagaagatgatgatgatgatgatcttGATGCTAGTGATGATGATGGATCAAATTCTGCATCTGATGATAACAATGCAGATG atGGTGATAATGCTGATGCAGCAGCTGAAGAAAATGGAGAAGATAATGAACAGAATGATAGAGAAGATAATGAAgatgatgaggatgaggatgaagaTGGTGCAAATGGTGATGACTCGGCAGATGATAGTCCAGATTATGAGCTCAGTCTTGATATCAATGATCTCTCAGatgatatttcattatcgGACATGgatgattttgaaattttattttcatga
- the LOC124950761 gene encoding protein mahjong isoform X1 codes for MANAESFAEVTDVVQILRQWEEEHTSPTYDPIPTLQRLAEIIELETENYLKMDPDPFDERHPSRTDPECNFGHILKVLFRKDNFMTKLINDYLRDTYWSRAGITGRDVRKLNIAACRLMLDILPGLETSAVFQPDMEGLIHRLFSWAEKSIEPLQSYATGLLAAAMEVQDIATGFREQNGKMVPLMLQRLHKLQEKAQKDRQLASNARPFAHFAQDANDTCDSENKGVPGKRKVREKKENGILKNSSQDIHFSDEEVGDQQSNEMPPVKKLKNDSDCETISPTKNNDNSYPEIMSPPQTIPKITNNSVNLQITPTNKQSGQQSTRSTNIKSAKSASQKSPNLSQTNNTPSMLLEGNSNSSWAEMESYVIGNIQMHPPTLATRQMLILRYLTPMGEYQEFLGHVFEQNALDLILKYINVRETKDSRLAFEALKYLASLLCHKKFSIEFLNVGGLQKLLDVPRPSVAATGVSICLYYLAYCEDAMERVCLLPKHIISDLVTYALWLLERSHDSGRCHATMFFGFSFPFKVILEEFDAQDGLRKLFNVISTLPILNIEEEPALNDDEECASRQIVRHVAVALKRYMEAHLHLKAEQLQRVENVRAERDTWQPSLPPYKACKLTSEEVQAKVEILQELMSIRAVWPPVEELHRLGGITLLLQIIAFAREWNYSGRVHSTSSAETVRSCLDVIAICSVVPKVMLLLCERVDMPDMSMTMAINLLLAAAECEIIADADVQRAALRAVVNCVCAPINRVGGNVARYSVTGSAKKKTNIHNSEELIQKIWESVRSNNGIMVLLQLMMVKTPITDADSIRALACRALAGLARSEKVRQIISKLPMFTDGQIQALMKDPILQEKRQEHVMFQKYALELMERVSGKAKPTGAEYEISLVSLHRANVVAQTRIQYNEQQLNQLIYQHLVSKGLSDTASTLYREANLDSPAVMKPLTNYQPFTYRSPANVGMRNGFSPGAPVNLYNTSRCNQREINCRNTTPSSSTRFISHSGSCTSSSSSNSGIRVKLADTLNQNTTNNMNQPIKLQINQKKSVQNDRPPFLPVNSQSSLQLQSSSCRSLQKQISRDPGGGGITGVATSNLSTITLDSIITEYLTNQHALCKNPMVTCPQFNLFEPHKCPDPCTKNSTPTNVTVRLTRRALGMDGRRLDRRYIYSRFCPVKTFRPTDIDGTFTCCIFTPCQQYLMLGTYNGDVKMFNAHTGVEEATYQCYESYVYHMECNQRGNLLLTSTAWRSPMSALWSIGAFFDMKLSLENEDYVEFGKMQDRIIGTQGESATIYDIATGKLLMTLTPSISNQYTKNRATFSMNDELVLSDGILWDVNSGKEIHKFDKLNQTLNGVFHPNGTEVVSNTEVWDLRTFHLLKTVPTLDQMEVIFSPVNNIIYAVSLDQESEDESHYVTSFKTLDALDYSNIATCDVKRGVYDLACNKFDTQIAIVENLGEFDSIQESCVRLYDVGRRRDDEDEAEEDDDDDDLDASDDDGSNSASDDNNADDGDNADAAAEENGEDNEQNDREDNEDDEDEDEDGANGDDSADDSPDYELSLDINDLSDDISLSDMDDFEILFS; via the exons ATGGCAAATGCAGAATCTTTCGCAGAAGTAACGGATGTTGTACAAATTTTACGACAATGGGAAGAAGAACATACATCACCTACATATGATCCAATTCCAACGCTTCAAAGGTTAGCTGAGATCATAGAGCTTGAAACAGAAAATTACCTAAAAATGGATCCAGATCCTTTCGATGAAAGACATCCATCACGTACTGATCCAGAATGTAATTTCGGACATATTCTTAAAGTTCTTTTTAGAAAAGACAATTTTATGACAaag TTGATAAATGATTATCTAAGAGACACATATTGGTCACGGGCTGGCATCACAGGCAGAGATGTTAGAAAACTAAATATTGCTGCTTGTCGTTTAATGTTAGATATACTCCCAGGGTTAGAAACTTCAGCAGTATTTCAACCAGATATGGAAGGTCTTATACATAGATTATTTTCTTGGGCAGAAAAAAGTATAGAACCTTTGCAAAGTTATGCAACTGGTCTTCTAGCTGCTGCAATGGAGGTACAAGATATTGCTACTGGATTTAGAGAACAAAATGGTAAAATGGTTCCATTAATGTTACAACGACTACATAAGTTGCAAGAAAAAGCACAAAAAGATAGACAACTAGCATCTAATGCACGTCCATTTGCACATTTTGCCCAAGATGCAAATGATACATGTGATTCTGAGAATAAAGGGGTTCCTGGAAAACGAAAagttcgtgaaaaaaaagaaaatggaattcTAAAAAATTCATCACAAGACATACACTTTTCTGATGAAGAAGTTGGTGATCAACAGTCAAATGAAATGCCACctgttaaaaaattgaaaaatgattcTGATTGTGAAACAATTTCACctacaaaaaataatgataattcgtATCCAGAAATTATGTCTCCCCCACAAACTATTCCTAAAATTACTAATAATTCTGTTAATTTACAAATTACaccaacaaacaaacaaagtgGTCAACAAAGTACACGttcaacaaatataaaatcagcTAAATCTGCTTCACAAAAGTCTCCAAATCTATCTCAGACAAATAATACACCTTCTATGTTATTAGAAGGTAATTCTAATTCATCTTGGGCAGAAATGGAATCTTATGTTATTGGTAATATTCAAATGCATCCACCAACTTTAGCTACACGTCAAATGCTTATTTTAAGATATCTTACACCAATGGGAGAATATCAGGAATTTTTAGGTCATGTTTTTGAACAGAATGCACttgatttaatattgaaatatataaatgtccGTGAAACAAAAGATAGCCGACTTGCTTTCGAAGCATTGAAATATTTGGCATCATTATTAtgtcataaaaaattttcaattgaatttttaaatgttggAGGATtgcaaaaattattagatGTTCCAAGACCAAGTGTTGCTGCAACAGGCGTATCAATATGTCTTTATTATTTAGCATACTGTGAAGATGCAATGGAAAGAGTCTGTTTACTACCAAAACACATAATTTCTGACCTGGTCACATATGCTCTTTGGCTGTTAGAAAGAAGTCATGATTCAGGACGCTGTCATGCAACAATGttctttggtttttcttttccattcaaAGTTATTTTAGAGGAATTTGATGCACAAGATGGTctgagaaaattatttaatgtg atATCAACTTTACCTATTTTGAATATTGAAGAAGAACCAGCTTtaaatgatgatgaagaatGTGCATCACGTCAAATTGTAAGGCATGTAGCTGTTGCATTAAAGCGATATATGGAAGcacatttacatttaaaagCTGAACAATTGCAAAGAGTGGAAAATGTAAGAGCAGAACGAGATACTTGGCAGCCATCTTTACCTCCCTATAAg gCTTGTAAACTGACTAGTGAAGAAGTGCAAGCAAAAGTGGAAATCTTGCAGGAATTAATGTCAATAAGAGCTGTGTGGCCACCAGTAGAAGAACTCCATCGTTTAGGAGGCATTACACTTTTATTACAGATCATTGCATTTGCTCGAGAATGGAACTATAGTGGACG agtTCATTCAACATCAAGTGCAGAAACAGTTCGGTCTTGTTTGGATGTTATTGCAATTTGTTCAGTAGTTCCTAAAGTAATGCTATTACTTTGTGAAAGAGTTGATATGCCAGATATGTCAATGACTATGGCAATTAATCTTCTTCTAGCTGCTGCAGAATGTGAGATAATTGCAGATGCAGATGTACAAAGAGCAGCACTTAGAGCTGTTGTTAATTGTGTCTGTGCACCTATAAATAGg GTGGGTGGAAATGTAGCCAGGTATTCTGTGACTGGTTCGGCCAAAAAAAAGACTAATATTCATAATAGTGAAGAACTTATACAAAAAATTTGGGAAAGTGTAAGATCAAATAATGGTATAATG gtTTTACTTCAATTAATGATGGTGAAAACACCAATCACAGATGCTGATAGTATACGAGCACTGGCTTGTCGAGCACTTGCTGGTCTAGCAAGAAGTGAAAAAGTTAGACAAATTATTAGTAAATTACCAATGTTCACAGACGGTCAAATACAAGCACTTATGAAAGATCCTATTTTACAAGAAAAGAGGCAAGAACATGTCATGTTTCAAAAATATGCACTTGAATTGATGGAAAGAGTATCAGGCAAAGCAAAGCCAACAGGTGCTGAATATGAAATCTCTTTAGTCAGCTTACATAGA gCAAATGTTGTTGCCCAAACAAGGATTCAATACAATGAACAACAActcaatcaattaatatatcaacATCTTGTATCAAAAGGTTTAAGTGATACTGCTTCAACATTATACAGAGAAGCTAATCTAGATTCACCTGCTGTTATGAAACCATTAACAAATTATCAACCATTTACTTATAGAAGTCCTGCAAATGTAGGG atgaGAAATGGATTTTCTCCTGGTGCTCctgttaatttatataacacaAGCAGATGTaatcaaagagaaattaattgcAGAAATACTACTCCCTCATCTTCTActcgttttatttctcattctgGTTCCTGTACCAGTTCATCATCTAGTAATAGTGGAATTCGAGTAAAATTAGCTGATACTCTTAATCAAAATACCACTAATAATATGAATCAACCAATTAAGTTACAAATTAATCAGAA GAAATCAGTACAAAACGACAGACCACCATTTCTACCAGTAAACAGTCAATCCTCATTACAATTACAATCAAGTAGTTGTAGGTCAttacaaaaacaaatttctaGAGATCCTGGGGGTGGAGGAATTACTGGAGTTGCTACTTCCAATTTATCTACTATTACTCTTGATTCAATTATAACAGAATACTTAACTAATCAACATGCTCTCTGTAAAAATCCTATGGTTACGTGTCCtcaatttaatctttttga gcCTCATAAGTGCCCAGATCCATGTACAAAGAATTCCACACCTACAAATGTAACTGTAAGACTAACAAGAAGAGCATTAGGAATGGATGGTAGACGATTAGAtagaaggtatatatatagtcgttTCTGTCCTGTGAAAACCTTTCGTCCAACTGATATTGATGGGACGTTTACTTGTTGTATTTTTACG CCTTGTCAACAATATCTCATGTTAGGCACATATAATGGAGATGTGAAAATGTTCAATGCTCATACAGGAGTAGAGGAAGCGACATATCAGTGCTATGAATCGTATGTATATCATATGGAATGCAATCAACGAGGTAATCTATTATTAACATCAACTGCTTGGAGAAGTCCTATGTCAGCTCTTTGGAGTATTGGAGCATTCTTTGACATGAAATTGTCTTTAGAAAATGAAGATTATGTAGAATTTGGAAAGATGCAAGATAGAATAATTGGTACACAAGGAGAAAGTGCTACT ATATACGATATAGCAACTGGTAAACTTCTAATGACATTAACACCTTCTATTTCCAatcaatatacaaaaaatcGGGCAACATTTAGTATGAACGATGAATTGGTCTTAAGTGATGGAATATTATGGGATGTCAATTCTGGtaaagaaatacataaatttgataaacttAATCAAACCTTAAATGGAGTATTTCACCCCAATGGTACAGAAGTAGTATCAAATACAGAAGTATGGGATTTACGTACATTTCATCTTCTTAAAACTGTCCCTACACTTGATCAAATGGAAGTTATCTTTTCAcctgttaataatattatatatgcagtATCATTAGATCAAGAAAGTGAAGATGAATCACATTATGTAACATCATTCAAAACATTAGATGCATTAGATTATAGCAACATTg CAACGTGTGATGTAAAAAGAGGAGTTTATGATTTAGCATGCAATAAGTTCGATACACAAATTGCTATAGTTGAAAATTTGGGAGAATTTGATAGTATACAAGAATCCTGTGTCAGATTATATGATGTTGGAAGGCGAAGGGACGATGAAGATGAGGctgaagaagatgatgatgatgatgatcttGATGCTAGTGATGATGATGGATCAAATTCTGCATCTGATGATAACAATGCAGATG atGGTGATAATGCTGATGCAGCAGCTGAAGAAAATGGAGAAGATAATGAACAGAATGATAGAGAAGATAATGAAgatgatgaggatgaggatgaagaTGGTGCAAATGGTGATGACTCGGCAGATGATAGTCCAGATTATGAGCTCAGTCTTGATATCAATGATCTCTCAGatgatatttcattatcgGACATGgatgattttgaaattttattttcatga